Genomic window (Cryptosporangium minutisporangium):
CACGAGCACCATCGAAATGATCGCGACCATCAGAATCACCGAAAGCGCGGCCGCGCCCGGGTAGTCCAGCGAGACCAAGAACTTCTGCTGGACGACGTTGCCGATCATCCAGGTCTGCGGCGTGCCGAGGAACTCCGCGTTGACGTAGTCACCCGCGGCCGGGATGAACGTCAACAGCGTGCCGCCCACGACGCCCGGCAGCGACAGCGGGAACGTCACCTTGCGGAACGTCGTGAACGGGTTCGCGTACAGATCGTTGGCGGCCTCCAGCAACCGGCCGTCGAGGCGCTCCAGGCTCGTGTAGAGCGGCAGCGTCATGAACGGCAGGAAGTTGTAGGTCAGACCACAGACCACCGCGATCGGCGTCGCGAGCAGCCGGTCGTCGGTGAAGTTCAGCAGCCCGATCGCGCGCAGCACGTCGGCGACCCAGCCCTCGTCGGCGAGGATGATCTTCCAGGCAAGCGTCCGCACCAGGAAGCTGGTGAAGAACGGCGCCACGACGAGGATCAGCAGCACGTTCCGCCATCGACCGGCCTTGAACGCGATCGTGTAGGCCAGCGGATAGGCGATGATCAGTGCCGCGAGCGTGGCCAGACTGGCGTAGATCAGCGACCGGAGGAAATGCGGCGCGTAGTCCTGGATGACCTCTGCGTAGACCGCGAAGTTCCAGGTCATCACGTACCCGGTTTCCAGCGAGCCCTCTTGCAGCGACTGGCTGACCAGCGTGATCGTCGGAATGATGAAGAACACGCCCAGCCACAGCAGGCCGGGCAGGATCAGCAGGTACGCCGTCGATTTCCGCGCGGTCATGAGACCGTTCCCGCCGGCACCCCGCCCAGCTCCGGGTCGAGGATCGCGCCCGCCTGCGCGTCCTGAGTGCCGTCCAGACCGAATGCCGACGCCGGGTCCCAGTGGATCTGCACCTCGTGCCCCGGCCGCGGGCCGAGGTCGGAGGACAGGTTCTGGGCGAAGACCGAGAGCTGCTGGCCCCACCGGGTGCGCACCTGGTACTGCGTGCTCACGCCGATGAAGCTGGAGTCGATCACCTGCGCGTCGAGCCGGTTGTGCCGGTCCGGGACCGGTGCGCCGTTCGGGCTCAGGTGCAGCTTCTCCGGCCGGACGCCGA
Coding sequences:
- a CDS encoding ABC transporter permease; translation: MTARKSTAYLLILPGLLWLGVFFIIPTITLVSQSLQEGSLETGYVMTWNFAVYAEVIQDYAPHFLRSLIYASLATLAALIIAYPLAYTIAFKAGRWRNVLLILVVAPFFTSFLVRTLAWKIILADEGWVADVLRAIGLLNFTDDRLLATPIAVVCGLTYNFLPFMTLPLYTSLERLDGRLLEAANDLYANPFTTFRKVTFPLSLPGVVGGTLLTFIPAAGDYVNAEFLGTPQTWMIGNVVQQKFLVSLDYPGAAALSVILMVAIISMVLVYVRRAGTEELV